From Apis cerana isolate GH-2021 linkage group LG10, AcerK_1.0, whole genome shotgun sequence, one genomic window encodes:
- the LOC107993121 gene encoding DNA polymerase epsilon catalytic subunit 1 isoform X1, which translates to MTTLQNTGKFRSFRTDTKNDQNQEGNASGDGSGSRLNEVNENIRVDGLYGFHRVNDIKERIGYLINMHATEIIEDDKRLMSGVDYYFLEEDCTRFKISYPYNPYFYILCKKDTYEEVSTGLNKKYTELIQKIETIYKEDLDLPNHLIGLKQKYLKLSFLNTVDLNKIRRDIMKAVKLNKEREKNNTYYTNMLATVLNSDQDRGNHKMQTIDFTDNILDIREYDVPHHIRVSIDMKICCGSWYTIKTRGNDVPLITKKDDIIVPPDPIVLAYDIETTKLPLKFPDADTDQIMMISYMIDGQGYLITNREIISCDIEDFEYTPKPEFEGFFTVFNEPNEKATIKKFFDHINDIRPHIFVTYNGDFFDWPFVETRAAFHNIDMKNKIGFSKNRDGVYSSRPAMHMDCLCWVRRDSYLPVGSQNLKAVAKAKLRYDPVELDPEDMCRLASEEPETLANYSVSDAVATYYLYQKYIHPFIFALCTIIPMEPDEVLRKGSGTLCESLLMVQAFQANIIFPNKQEQELNKLTKDGHLLDQETYVGGHVEALESGVFRADIPCRFKIVPSAVDELINGVGHALKHAIQEEEKIPMEMVTNFEEVVEEITVKLKGLRNQPLRLENPVIYHLDVGAMYPNIILTNRLQPSAMVDETVCAACDYNKPGALCQRNMKWMWRGEYFAASLSEYQRMQQQLENEKFPPQFPDGPRRAYHELSKEEQASYEKKRLTEYCKKAYKKVKITNMEEKTQTVCQKENSFYVDTVRAFRDRRYEYKTLTKVAKQEVAVALAKGDAADIKSAKNREVLYDSLQLAHKCILNSFYGYVMRKGSRWFSMEMGGIVCYTGAHIIMRAREIIEQVGRPLELDTDGIWCVLPASFPDNVVIHTTHPKKKKLAISYPNAVLNFMVKDQFTNDVYHELVDPENFTYKVRHENSIFFEVDGPYLAMVLPAAKEEGKKLKKRYAVFNFDGSLAELKGFEVKRRGELQLIKVFQTSVFESFLKGNTLEECYASVAKDADYWLDILYSKCADMPDSELFELISENKSMSRKLEDYGGQKSTSISTAKRLAEFLGDQMVKDAGLACKYIIANKPQGAPVTERAIPLAIFQSEPAIRKYYLRKWLKDPSLQNDDIRNILDWSYYIERLGSAIQKIITIPAAMQGLSNPVPRVKHPDWLHKRVMEKSATHKQRKITDVFSVIHKEKDNDNSESSDICDVEDIAGKTPIFKQPIAIANKRKRQNSEENELENANKNWKDVLGSPPSMGTTKEERLEWLKFHKQKWAYQAKQRAEYQKSKKSKCSNDNGDRISWGVTRNINTSTLGGFLRRAQKKLFMTPWQIIQISQTNEPGLYRLWILIERDFHQLRLVVPRIFYVNTRKPKPDPEPGKKVSWKKSMKILPRSRPVYNLYQYSVSELQYQKHSQELLEDLSKPEIEGIYETQMSLEFRAILQLGCICTVDPKAARTMADGADTFSLDQLEFKSIAVQPYLQNLHEINYVFLYHHWSSNHQRALWGLFLNASKRAHIFILDSVSSNQMPNMNTLYTQERDIVISMNGADKVKFLPESMQFTLKFETNFQQVCRIIQAAITAYKNEGYSIPIFITQTALDKTALIAQMPLLNDFPLISTHVQDIENLYNTLEWQKVGAKIMIRHYFKSQQILELMSEQCRFFHAPIGNIPADPVIFGADLFFARHLQKNNFVLWCSPTEKPDLGGSEHDDNRLLTDFEESSQCATNNFGTYSSVCIELEIENLAVNTLLQYHHIHDIDGTSNFVAFHNQQQTSVQDMAMGDSMTNTIPSYDEIVLCSPAFRSLRSMVNAWLLDVSVYKNVFADYQIIHFYRWLRSPNALLYDPALRRTLHTYMKKLFIQLLAEFKTLGSIIVFANFNKIIVCTKKRAVNDALGYIEFVVQTIRNKEIFHSIEITFEQCWEYLKWLDVHNYAGIKGKLTQNMQENIVNKNMNDENSENEDEDEDTPEIVMNWNLMECLPKEAACQSSFSAIIAGYINAIYQFISENELNATIKPRRKSNSQSLAAQLGLGSLENTANFAKKLISGDMSQKLFQIVQKIYKKLPEITLTIQEYPNLDLDGKDSKRINPALELVKSVCKVLSLDKEVENEVYHLQTNLLRLIRIGSFSDEVEWKDPCISLILPEIICKACNHTRDIDLCKDNFCIMEQNRYIWKCPLCKTSYDNEEIEFLLIDLLNRKSMGYILQDLQCCKCKEIKRENMNELCSCSGNFKTLIPKDEIVKFMKICKSVARKCDMEILMEIIQNTKLIE; encoded by the exons atgacaaCTTTACAAAATACAGGAAAATTTCGATCCTTTAGAACAGATACAAAAAATGACCAAAATCAAGAAGGAAATGCATCAGg tgATGGTTCAGGAAGCAGGTTAAATGaagttaatgaaaatataagagTAGATGGTTTATATGGATTTCACAgagtaaatgatataaaagaaagaataggatatcttattaatatgcatgca acagaaattatagaagatgataaaagattaatgaGCGGTGttgattattactttttagaAGAAGATTGTAccagatttaaaatttcttatccttataatccatatttttatattttatgtaaaaaggaTACATATGAAGAAGTTTCTActggtttaaataaaaaatatactgaacttatacaaaaaatagaaactatttataaagaaGATCTTGATCTG cCAAATCATTTAATTGGTTTAaagcagaaatatttaaaactttcttttttaaatactgtagatttaaacaaaataagacGTGATATTATGAAAGCTGTTAAATTAAACAAGgaacgtgaaaaaaataatacatattatacaaatatgttaGCAACTGTATTAAATTCAGATCAAGATAGAGGAAATCATAAAATGCAAACTATTGATTTTACAGATAATATTCTTGATATcag AGAATATGATGTACCACATCATATACGTGTTTCTAtagatatgaaaatttgttgTGGTAGTTGGTATACTATTAAAACAAGAGGAAATGATGTACcacttattacaaaaaaagatgatattatTGTACCACCTGATCCAATTGTATTGGCATATGATATTGAAACTACAAAACTTCCTTTGAAATTTCCAGATGCAGATACTGATCAAATTATGATGATATCATATATGATTGATGgacaa ggatatttaataacaaatagagaaataatttcatgtgATATCGAAGATTTTGAATATACACCAAAACCAGAATTTGAGGGATTTTTTACAGTTTTCAATGAACCTAATGAGAAagctacaataaaaaaattttttgatcatataaatgatattcgaCCACATATATTTGTAACGTATAATGGTGATTTTTTCGATTGGCCATTTGTAGAAACTAGAGCAGCTTTTCATAACatagatatgaaaaataaaattggtttttcaaaaaatcgagATGGAGTTTATAGCAGTAGACCTGCTATGCATATGGATTGTTTAtg ttggGTAAGACGCGATTCTTATCTTCCTGTAGGCtctcaaaatttaaaagcagTAGCAAAAGCAAAACTTAGATATGATCCAGTAGAATTAGATCCTGAAGATATGTGTAGATTAGCATCTGAAGAGCCAGAAACTCTTGCAAATTATTCAGTTTCTGATGCAGTTGCTAcatattatctttatcaaaaatatattcatccttttatatttgctttatGTACTATTATTCCTATGGAACCAGATGAA GTACTTAGAAAAGGATCTGGTACATTATGTGAATCTCTTTTAATGGTACAAGCTTTTCAagctaatattatatttcccaATAAACAAGAACAAGAATTGAACAAATTAACAAAAGATGGTCACTTATTGGATCAAGAGACATATGTAGGTGGGCATGTTGAAGCTTTAGAATCCGGTGTTTTTAGAGCTGATATTCCATGCCGTTTTAAAATAGTACCAAGTGCAGTAGATGAGTTAATAAATGGTGTTGGACATGCTTTGAAACATGCaatacaagaagaagaaaaaatacctATGGAAATGGttacaaattttgaagaaGTAGTTGAAGAAATTACAGTGAAATTGAAAGGTTTGAGAAATCAACCATTAAGATTGGAAAATCctgtaatttatcatttagatGTGGGTGCTATGtatccaaatattattttaactaatcGTCTTCAACCATCTGCAATGGTTGATGAAACAGTTTGTGCTGCATGTGATTACAACAAGCCAGGAGCACTTTGTCAAAGAAATATGAAGTGGATGTGGAGAGGAGAATATT TTGCCGCAAGTTTAAGCGAATATCAACGAATGCAACAACaacttgaaaatgaaaaatttccaccACAATTCCCGGATGGTCCTCGCAGAGCATATCATGAATTATCTAAAGAAGAACAAGcatcttatgaaaaaaaacgaCTTACGGAATATTGTAAGAAAGCTTAcaagaaagttaaaattaccaatatggaagaaaaaacaCAAACAGTTTGTCAAAAAGAGAATTCATTTTATGTCGATACTGTAAGAGCATTTAGAGATAGAAGATATGAATATAAGACACTTACTAAAGTAGCAAAACAGGAAGTAGCAGTGGCTTTAGCAAAAGGAGATGCGGCTGATATTAAATCTGCTAAAAATCGAGAAGTACTTTATGATTCGTTGCAACTTGCTCATAAATGTATCTTAAATTCTTTCTATGGATATGTCATGAGGAAAGg ATCTCGATGGTTTAGTATGGAAATGGGTGGAATAGTATGTTATACTGGAGCACATATTATTATGAGAGCTAGAGAAATTATAGAACAAGTTGGTCGTCCTTTAGAATTAGATACTGATGGAATTTGGTGTGTCTTACCAGCATCTTTTCCTGATAATGTAGTTATTCATACAACACacccaaaaaaaaagaaacttgcaATATCATATCCAAATGCTGTTCTTAATTTTATGGTGAAG gATCAGTTTACCAATGATGTATATCATGAACTTGTCGATCCTGAAAATTTCACATATAAAGTTAGAcatgaaaattctatattttttgaagtaGATGGTCCTTATTTAGCCATGGTATTGCCTGCtgcaaaagaagaaggaaaaaaattaaaaaagcgaTATgcagtatttaattttgatggtTCTTTAGCTGAATTAAAAGGTTTTGAAGTCAAACGAAGAGGTGAACTTCaattgataaaagtttttcaaacTTCTgtatttgaatcttttttaaaaggtAACACATTAGAAGAATGTTATGCATCAGTAGCCAAAGATGCGGATTATTGGCTCGATATTCTTTATagcaaa tgtGCTGATATGCCAGATTCAGAATTGTTTGAACTTATATCcgaaaataaatcgatgtCACGTAAATTGGAAGATTATGGAGGTCAAAAATCTACATCTATTTCCACTGCTAAAAGATTAGCTGAATTTTTAGGTGATCAAATGGTTAAAGATGCTGGATTAGcatgcaaatatataattgctaACAAACCTCAAGGCGCGCCTGTTACAGAacg aGCAATACCATTAGCTATATTTCAATCAGAACCagcaataagaaaatattatttacgtaAATGGTTAAAAGATCCTAGTCTACAAAATGATGATATAAGGAATATTTTAGATTGgagttattatattgaaagacTTGGAAGtgctattcaaaaaattattacaattccaGCAGCAATGCAAgga ctgTCTAATCCAGTTCCTAGAGTAAAACATCCGGATTGGTTACACAAAAGAGTAATGGAAAAAAGTGCAACTCATAAACAAAGAAAGATTACAGATGTATTTAGCGtaatacataaagaaaaagataatgataattcagAATCATCTGATATATGTGATGTAGAAGATATAGCTGGAAAAACTCCAATATTTAAACAACCAATAGCAATAGCCAATAAAAGAAAACGGCAAAATTCAGAGgaaaatgaattagaaaatgcaaataaaaattggaaagatgTTCTAGGTTCACCACCATCAATGGGAAcaacaaaagaagaaagactAGAATGGCTAAAGTTTCATAAACAAAAATGGGCTTATCAAGCTAAGCAAAGAGCTGAATATCAAAAgagtaaaaaaagtaaatgttCTAACGATAATGGGGATCGAATTAGTTGGGGTGTAAcgcgaaatattaatacatccACGTTAGGTGGTTTTTTGAGACGAGctcaaaaaaaattgtttatgacGCCATGGCAAATTATACaa atatcaCAAACAAATGAACCTGGTTTATATCGATTATggatattaattgaaagagATTTTCATCAATTGCGTCTTGTGGTACctcgtatattttatgtaaatactcGCAAACCAAAACCTGATCCAGAACCAGGTAAAAAAGTATCTTGGAAGAAGAGCATGAAGATTCTTCCACGATCTCGTCcggtatataatttatatcaatattctgTATCAGAACTACAATATCAAAAACATAGTCA agaaCTTTTAGAGGATTTGAGTAAACCAGAAATTGAAGGAATTTATGAAACTCAAATGTCATTAGAATTCAGAGCTATTCTTCAATTGGGATGCATTTGTACAGTTGATCCTAAAGCAGCACGAACAATGGCAGATGGTGCAGATACATTTTCTTTAGATCAATTAGAATTCAAGAGTATTGCTGTGCAACCTTATCttcaaaat cTTCATGAAATCAATTATGTTTTCTTATATCATCATTGGAGTTCAAATCATCAAAGAGCTTTGTGGGGACTTTTTTTGAATGCAAGTAAAAGAgctcatatatttattttggattCTGTTTCATCAAATCAAATGCCTAATATGAATACATTGTATACTCAAGAACGGGATATTgt tatatctATGAATGGAGcagataaagtaaaatttttaccagAATCAATGCAATtcactttgaaatttgaaacaaattttcaacaagTTTGCCGCATTATACAGGCAGCTATAACTGCATATAAAAACGAAGGATATAGTATACCAATATTTATTACTCAAACTGCTTTGg ataaaactgCATTGATAGCACAAATGCCACTACTTAATGATTTTCCTTTAATTAGTACCCATGTacaagatattgaaaatttatataatacactgGAATGGCAGAAAGTTGGTGCAAAAATAATGATAcgtcattattttaaaagtcaaCAAATTCTTGAATTAATGTCGGAACAATGTAGATTTTTTCATGCGCCAATTGGAAATATCCCAGCAGATCCTGTTATTTTTGGtgcagatttattttttgctagacatttacaaaagaataattttgtgtTATGGTGTTCTCCAACGGAAAAACCAGACTTAGGTGGCAGTGAACATGATGATAAcag atTATTAACGGATTTTGAGGAAAGTTCACAATGCGCTACAAATAATTTTGGGACATATTCTAGTGTATGCATtgaattagaaatagaaaatttagcagtaaatacattattacaatatcatCATATTCATGATATTGATGGAACTTCTAATTTTGTTGCATTCCATAATCAGCAACAAACATCTGTTCAA gatATGGCAATGGGCGATTCTATGACGAATACGATTCCCAGTTACGATGAAATAGTTCTTTGTAGTCCCGCTTTTAGATCATTGCGAAGTATGGTGAATGCATGGTTGCTAGATGTAtcagtttataaaaatgtatttgcagattatcaaattatacatttttacag atggtTGCGTTCACCTAACGCTTTACTTTACGATCCTGCTTTAAGAAGAACATTGCAtacttatatgaaaaaattatttatacaattattagcagaatttaaaactttagGATCCATAAttgtttttgcaaattttaataaaatcattgtatGTACTAAAAAAAGAGCAGTAAATGATGCGTTAGGCTATATAGAATTTGTTGTTCAAACAATacgtaataaagaaatttttcacagTATTGAAATAACTTTTGAACAATGTTGGGAGTATTTAAAATGGCTTGATGTT cATAATTATGCCGgcataaaaggaaaattaacaCAAAATATGCaggaaaatattgtaaataaaaatatgaatgatgaaaattcTGAGAATGAAGATGAAGATGAAGATACT ccTGAAATAGTAATGAACTGGAATTTAATGGAATGTCTTCCTAAAGAAGCTGCATGTCAATCAAGTTTTAGCGCTATAATAGCGGGATATATTAATgcgatttatcaatttatatctgaaaatgaattgaatgCTACTATAAAACCTAGAAGAAAATCAAACAGTCAAAGTTTAGCAGCACAATTAGGATTAGGATCGCTTGAAAATACTGCAAATTTTGCTAAAAAACTTATATCAGGAGATATGTCTCAGAAATTATTTca aattgtgcagaaaatatataaaaaacttccAGAAATAACATTAACAATTCAAGAATATCCAAACTTAGATTTAGATGGTAAAGATAGCAAAAGAATTAATCCTGCATTAGAACTAGTTAAATCAGTTTGTAAg GTTTTATCTTTGGATAAAGAAGTGGAAAATGAAGTATATCATTTACAAACAAATTTGTTAAGATTGATTAGAATTGGTAGCTTTAGTGACGAAGTTGAATGGAAAGATCCAtgtatttctttgattttaccTGAAATTATTTGTAAGGCATGTAATCATACAAGGGATATTGATCTttgtaaagataatttttgtattatggAACAGAAcag atatatatggAAATGTCCTCTTTGTAAAACAAGTTAtgataatgaagaaatagaattccttttgatagatttattaaatcgtaAGAGTATGGGTTATATATTACAAGATTTACAATGTTGTAaatgtaaagaaattaaaagggaaaatatgaatgaattatgTTCTTGTTCtggtaattttaaaactttaataccTAAAGATGAAATagtgaaatttatgaaaatatgcaaatcTGTGGCCAGAAAATGTgatatggaaattttaatggaaataattcaaaatacaaaactcatagaatga